The Takifugu flavidus isolate HTHZ2018 chromosome 16, ASM371156v2, whole genome shotgun sequence genome contains the following window.
TTAAAATAAAGCCCCAGACACGGACGAGTTAAATCTCTTTTGTGCATCTCTGGACTCACTGTGAGCAGGCGGAATACTTACCAGCAACTACTGGTTCTCTGCTGGATTCTGCTGGAGGTGCAGAGGCTTGTGTGCATAGAAGCTGTTATATGCAAATTCTTTTGACTTCAGCAGGGTCCAATCAGAGTGGAGAACAGTGTACATGTTGCTCTGCTGGAATAACTGCAGAGAAAAAACTTGAAAAGTGGGTGTTAAGAACTTAAATATAGGCAACTATTATTTACCAGTACTAATATTAATGAAGGGAACAAACAGAAGCTACAACAATGTTGacaaatgctttaaaaaatgaTCTTCAGTATAATTCTTCAATTGCTGGAGTCTGCTGCACGTTGACGCTTCCTCACCTTTTGACTGCATCTGTTTCATTTGCATACAGCCTGAATTCAGCCGGGGGGCAAAGTCATTACCGTCACTTCATTGACAGAGAAGAGTGATTTATGCCTCGTGGCTCAAAAGTTTGACACTTTAGCACGGGCGGGGAGACAAGAAGGATGGGAAGATTGTTTATTTCCAAACCAGTCGTGAATAAGTAACAGACGGAgacaataaataatgcaggGAACAGAATCATTGAAAATTAGGGCACGACAGAAGTGATATGATACATTTTCAATCTCCTTCCCCACCCATCACAACATAACACgcagaaatgtgtttctttttgatCCTTGGGAATGATATACAGGGGAAAATACACACTTGTGCGACCTTAACACAATGTAAaagacgcacacgcacacggaaaaaaaaaattaaacaatgTTTGGTCTTGAAAAACATGTTTCCAGATAGACATTATGAAagggacagggggacacgagTCAACatccttcatttcctgtcatgtgagTGTCACTATGTTTGCACATTTTGTAGCGTTTGCAGCTTCTTTTACACAGCCCGCTGCCTGACAACGATGCAACATACATTTTGAAATACTGCCACTATAATAAGCAGTCAGCCAAACAATGGAGCTATACTGTAAGTCTctctgaaaaaaaataaatcattggCCTGAAGCTGAAATGCGATGAATGCACTTAGAATTAATGCAGAGGTTGGAGTGGGAGAGTCCATGATGCACTATGTTAGTGTCTAGAAAGCATGAAGGCATTCCCTTACATTATAAGAATATTACTAAACATAAAAAGGCAAAAACGGGTGTTATAGATCTAAGTTCCTTGAGAAGAGGAGAGCAGTATCGTTACATTACCCTCGTAAAAAAGGTTGGTGGactttaagaaagaaaaaaaactttccgAGATATCATACCACAAAGTCTAACTATTACCATTCCTACGATTATTACCACGATGTGTTCCCAATTGTGAGGATTTTCTACAGACTGTATCCCTCGAAATTCACttggatttaaaagaaaagaatccaCACATGTCCAACATatcaaaatcaatataaaacCAAACATAAGAGATAAGTAAACAAgcaatttatatttacattacaTATATGTTACACAACTGATCTCCTTCAATCATTGCAACTGCTTTGAACTCTAAGTCAAGTCTGCCTCCCCATCCCCAAAACATCCTTTGATTTGATAGTCAGTCTGTTGGAGCTGCACCGTCCCTGGAGGTCAAGAAGTCAGTcgatgattttgttttttcagccAGGGGATGAGAGAAAATGCAGGTTATGGCTCCCTCTGGTGGTAGCCAGGGGGATGTCATGAGATGAAGGCCGCGGTTGCTCAGAGATTATCCCCCGGCTGGTACTGAGGCTCCGTGGCAGTGAAGTAGTCCTCCAAAAAGGCCTGCAGGTACTCGAAGGTGGGCCTCTCCTCGGGGTCCTTCTTCCAGCATTGCACCATCAGCTCGTGCAGCGACGTGGGGCAGTCCTGAGGGCACGGCATTCGGTAGCCCCGCTCGACCTGCTCCAGCACCTCCCGGTTGTTCATGCCTGTAGGTGAGAACATCAAACCACTGTCTCAGTGGAAGCCTTGAAGCTGTAAACATTTTTTGTCTTTCGCacgtgtttttttgttttttttttcaatttactGAATATAAATTTGTTTCAACTCGTGCATGATAGggaatagtaaaaaaaaagaaagaaaaagaagtaataaaacaaaaatgaggaCAGATATAAAATGCAgcaataattttttttaaagttattgcCGCTTATAACACATTTCTATTTGTTTAGATGTGATGATTAATATGGGTggtggatgaagagaaaaacaacccaCCTTCGCAGACATCGGGAAACATTACGCTGCATAATGTACACTACAGTGTGCATTATGCAGCATTAACacgcagatttttttttttagtgcgtAGGCCCCTGGCAAGCTTCAAATCCTCCCATGCTTTTGGCATTAATCGGGCACAAGCAATCATGTGGAACTGAATTACAAGTCTGGACTCGCTTACCTGGATACGGCACCCTGCCCTTGGTCACCAGCTCTGTCAGCAGAATGCCAAATGACCACACGTCCGACTTGATGGTGAATTTCCCGTAGAGGGCGGCCTCGGGGGCGGTCCACTTTATTGGGAATTTTGCACCTAAACGTAATCGAGACATATTATTTCAAACATTCAATGTGGATTATAAGTGACATAAGGACACCACACCCAAATATGACGTGCTGCAGTCCAATTCCTGCTTTGGCCTTCACGCCGGCGCCATCACGGTAAaaacctgctcctgctgctccaaacGTGTAACTGACTGAGTGAAATCAAGACTAAAAAAACTCCTCCTAATTGAATATTTTCCCGCAGGCGACTGATGAGCCCTCTTCTCCCATAatgtccttttaaaaacatttccatTGTATTTAAATCCCAACTTGACCCAGTTGCAAGATGATGATGAATTAATGTTCCACCCATTGCTGAAAAAACGGACACGAGCTATTTAGAGCGAAGGCGATAACGTGCATTGTACCACTTGATTACAATTAGCATCAGAGTTTATCTGAAACAATGAATGaagcaaacaaaaataatagTTATGTCAAATCCATAAATTGTACTACAATGCGACTCAGTTCTGACTGTTATGTCAGAACCAGTCAAAGATTTGCAGGCTTCCTTTGAAACATATAAAGATTCCTTGGATCATCAATCTGTGGTTTCCACTGTACGACTTAATTCACTGTGTGAAACTACAGGCAGTCCGGACCTTCAGGCCTACCTTGTCTCGCTGTGTATTCGTTGTCTTCGATGAGCCTTGCCAGGCCGAAGTCGGCGATCTTACACACCAGACTGTCCCCGACAAGGATGTTGGCAGAGCGCAGGTCTCTGTGAATGTAGTTCATCCTCTCGATGTACGCCATGCCTGCCGCCACCTAGGAAACACACGTTTGTCCCCCACGTGAACATTACATAACGGAGCAGGAGAGCAAGGGGACTTTACAGGCTAGGGCTGCTacagagagaggtggggggggggggttctgtgcaCATATTTGCAAATTAAATGTCAGGTGTGATTACAGGAAGTGATAATTCGCAGCTATAGAAAAGCTCCAGACATTAAATCACGGCTGGTGCATACTTTAGGTCTGCGAGAAGCTGTAAACACCGGCAATGTGTCAAATTGAGAACAGCTGGGGATGTTTAGAGTAAATGAAGCTGTTTGGCAACAAATCAGCATCGGGATGGTCTTCAGCAACGGACCTGAGCAGCCATGTCCACTAGATTTGGCAATTTGAGGCCTCGTCCTTCGCCATCTTTCAGGAAATCAAGCAAACTGcctgaaaacagagaaacacaggcAGGAATGAGGAtctaaaatagaaataatgctGCCGTGAACCAGAACATGTACTCTACTGTACCGTCCACGCAGAGGCATCAATTATGTACACGCCGAGTCCACATATGAACATATGCAATATTCATGCCGTTTTCTTATTTTAGTGCCACTCAAAGCCGCTTTTACCTTTGCTCATGTACTCGGTGACGATATAGATGGGCTCCTCGGACACCACGGCGTACAGCTGCACCAGCTTGTCGTGTCGGAGCTTCTTCATAATCTGAGCCTCCTCCAGGAAGGACTCGGGCGACATGGTGCCAGGCTTCAGCGTCTTGACCGCCACCTTGGTGGTGCCGTTCCACGTGCCTGCGAGACAGCAGTCAGGGAAGGGACGTGAAGATCGTGTGCAGAGGAGAAACCCGGGAAACATCCGGATGATGCTCGAGTCACATATGCAGACTTGTAAAGTTGATTTAGCTTTAAGATTTAGACGCCACATTTGAACGTTCTGCAACCTTAAATCAACATGGCAAAGACACAACAACCATCCAGCCTGTGGGATGTTGTGATCTCATGCAAGCGCTGGAATTTCTGGACGACATCACCAGCAAACCTCTCGGTGGGTGACATTAGAGGCGGCGTGCACTACGTTTCCCAACAACTTTGGAGCCCAGCGGGATACACACCCATCCAGACTTCTCCAAACTGGCCGTTGCCCAGACgtttgatgagctgcagcgaCTCCCGCGGGATCTCCCACACGTCTTTGGTTTTGACGGACAGGTCGGTGAGACGAGGCATCCCCTTGTGGCACGGCACAATCAGCCGGCAGCACAGCCCAGCAGCCCTGGCTGGAATCATGAGGGGGGGCTTAGTCTAATTGTTCTGCAACCTCATAACTGGTGAAGCTGTCAGGGTGAACCGAACCCTCACCAGAGTAGTGCTGCACCAGCTGCTGAAGGGTCTCAAACTGGGCCCTGGTGGTGATGTAGTAGCCGCCATTGTCCAGTTTGCGAATTTTATAGTGCTTGACGTGGTCTCCTTTGATATCATCCCAGTCCTGAATGGAGAGTGAGTAGGcccctggggaaaaaaaacatgttagaCTTCCCGATAAATAAATATCTCCTAATGCCTCGATCCACATTTGCATAATGGAATTCTAAATATTTATCCACATCTCGCAGAGTACCTTTGGTCGTTTCACTTTCACGGATGAGGAAAGTGCCTCTGGCGTTGCCGTTGGACAGCAGCTGCCTCTCTGCATCTTTTCGGCCTAGTTTACCGAAATACCAACTgtagcgggggtgggggggtgggggtgaaagAAAGGGGAACGCGCTAAAGATGATGTGTAATATTTGGCTGAATCATCATTATTCACATTAGTGTTTGGAAAAAGCAGAGGAATGCAGCCTCGGCTGTTTATGACATGGATCCGGCTCGGTGTGTGGGTGAgcactcacccccccacacccacatcCACCCACACAGAGTTAGAGAAAAGGAGTTTTACTCACTCCTCAGCTTGGATCGAGTCCACCGGAGCAACATAATTGCTGGGAATGTAACCAGTTCCACCTGTGGTGAGAGAACGAGCCTCCCACCAGTCTCCCTCGCTGGAGACAGAAGGGCAGAGAGAGATTAGAACACATCAACATTTACACTTTCACAGGTTGGCACAACTAAAcccggtaaaaaaaaaaatcgactTCATTGGCCGCGATGCTTCTGAGAACCCAGAAAACA
Protein-coding sequences here:
- the fyna gene encoding tyrosine-protein kinase fyna, producing MGCVQCKDKEAAKLTDDRETSLSHHSGYRYGSDPTPQHYPSFGVTTIPNYNNFHGTASQGVTVFGGVHTSSQSGTLRSRGGTGVTLFVALYDYEARTEDDLSFRKGERFQILNSTEGDWWEARSLTTGGTGYIPSNYVAPVDSIQAEDWYFGKLGRKDAERQLLSNGNARGTFLIRESETTKGAYSLSIQDWDDIKGDHVKHYKIRKLDNGGYYITTRAQFETLQQLVQHYSARAAGLCCRLIVPCHKGMPRLTDLSVKTKDVWEIPRESLQLIKRLGNGQFGEVWMGTWNGTTKVAVKTLKPGTMSPESFLEEAQIMKKLRHDKLVQLYAVVSEEPIYIVTEYMSKGSLLDFLKDGEGRGLKLPNLVDMAAQVAAGMAYIERMNYIHRDLRSANILVGDSLVCKIADFGLARLIEDNEYTARQGAKFPIKWTAPEAALYGKFTIKSDVWSFGILLTELVTKGRVPYPGMNNREVLEQVERGYRMPCPQDCPTSLHELMVQCWKKDPEERPTFEYLQAFLEDYFTATEPQYQPGDNL